The Virgibacillus dokdonensis genome includes a window with the following:
- a CDS encoding DNA cytosine methyltransferase, which translates to MAVKESSLNTIMGSSMTPKRKIYAIDLFSGAGGLTHGLERVGVEVRLGIDIDPACEFPYTQNNKAEFLLKSVEDLKGSEIASYYRKNSIKLLAGCAPCQTFSTYNQKATQDDKRWWLLKEFSRIVREVNPELITMENVSNLEGQNVFEEFLDELKSLNYHVSFGIVNCAVYGVPQHRNRLVLLASKFAPINLLPPEVFSNGVKTVRDAIYELPPIKAGEIYKDDPLHQSSELNELNLRRIKSSRPGGTWRDWDEDLIADCHKKDSGKTYPSVYGRMSWESPAPTMTTQFFGFGNGRFGHPEQDRAISLREGAIFQSFPSDYEFVPKGEPVIRKSIGRLIGNAVPVKLGEVIGLSFHKHVRDNIRTIQHYFRGEKING; encoded by the coding sequence ATGGCAGTAAAAGAATCAAGTCTAAACACAATAATGGGAAGTAGTATGACTCCTAAACGTAAAATTTATGCAATTGATTTGTTCTCTGGGGCAGGTGGATTAACTCATGGACTTGAAAGAGTAGGTGTTGAAGTAAGATTAGGAATTGATATCGATCCTGCGTGTGAATTTCCATATACTCAAAATAATAAGGCAGAATTTCTTTTAAAGTCAGTCGAAGATCTAAAAGGTAGTGAAATTGCTTCTTATTATAGGAAGAATAGTATCAAATTATTGGCAGGTTGTGCGCCATGTCAAACCTTCTCTACATATAATCAAAAAGCAACTCAAGATGATAAACGATGGTGGCTTCTAAAAGAGTTCTCAAGGATTGTTAGAGAGGTTAATCCTGAATTGATAACTATGGAGAATGTATCAAATTTAGAAGGACAAAATGTATTTGAAGAATTTTTAGATGAACTAAAATCCCTAAATTACCATGTTAGTTTCGGGATTGTGAATTGTGCTGTTTATGGGGTACCTCAGCATCGTAATAGGTTAGTTTTACTAGCCTCTAAATTTGCTCCAATCAATTTACTACCGCCAGAGGTATTTTCTAATGGAGTAAAAACTGTACGTGATGCTATTTATGAATTACCACCTATAAAAGCAGGAGAGATTTATAAGGATGATCCGTTACACCAAAGCTCTGAATTAAATGAGCTCAACTTAAGACGGATTAAATCTTCAAGACCGGGTGGCACTTGGAGGGATTGGGATGAAGATTTAATAGCAGATTGTCATAAAAAAGATTCCGGAAAAACTTATCCTAGTGTATACGGTAGAATGTCTTGGGAGTCTCCGGCACCAACTATGACAACACAATTTTTTGGTTTTGGGAATGGGAGGTTTGGACATCCTGAACAAGATAGAGCGATTTCATTAAGAGAAGGAGCAATCTTTCAAAGCTTTCCAAGTGACTATGAATTTGTACCAAAAGGAGAGCCGGTTATTAGAAAGTCCATTGGTAGACTAATTGGTAATGCAGTTCCAGTTAAACTAGGTGAAGTGATTGGATTAAGTTTCCATAAGCATGTAAGAGATAATATTAGAACTATACAGCATTATTTTAGAGGTGAGAAGATAAATGGCTAA
- a CDS encoding GrpB family protein — protein sequence MRKLEVTLYNKDWPLMFEEEAEKLRKIFGSEIIEIYHIGSTSVDGLIAKPVIDIMPVVKDVNQVDYFNTAMVDIGYEPKGENGLPGRRYFQKGGDQRTHHIHFYEIGDSEVERHLAFRNYLCWHPNAVKEYGDLKKELSQRFPNDIEAYINGKERLVSEIEKKAMAWHQGSSKH from the coding sequence TTGAGGAAACTCGAGGTAACACTGTATAACAAAGATTGGCCTTTGATGTTTGAAGAGGAAGCAGAGAAATTACGCAAGATTTTCGGGTCTGAAATAATTGAAATTTATCATATTGGCAGTACGTCCGTAGATGGTCTAATAGCAAAGCCTGTTATTGATATAATGCCTGTAGTTAAGGATGTTAATCAAGTTGATTACTTTAATACTGCAATGGTTGATATTGGTTACGAACCAAAAGGAGAAAACGGGCTTCCTGGTCGCCGATATTTCCAAAAGGGCGGAGATCAACGAACCCACCATATCCATTTTTATGAGATAGGCGATTCTGAAGTCGAACGTCATCTAGCATTTCGCAATTACTTGTGCTGGCACCCTAATGCTGTAAAAGAGTATGGTGACTTAAAAAAAGAATTGTCCCAGCGCTTTCCCAATGACATTGAAGCATACATAAATGGGAAAGAACGGCTAGTTTCGGAGATTGAAAAAAAGGCAATGGCTTGGCACCAAGGTTCAAGTAAGCATTAA
- a CDS encoding GNAT family N-acetyltransferase — protein sequence MYIKTERLIIRNFELDDWKEVHEYTSKKSVMKYMPEGVLTEKDTKEFINRNIGDSAEKFPVILADENILIGHVEFFKYFGEHSYEIGWVFNPEYYNKGYASEAASAILKYGFEDLKLHRIVATCQPENIPSYRVMEKIGMRREGYFKKCIPYGEQWWDEYCYAILEEEWDNLMVSSRS from the coding sequence ATGTATATAAAAACAGAAAGATTAATTATACGTAATTTTGAATTAGATGATTGGAAAGAAGTACATGAGTATACTTCCAAAAAGAGTGTGATGAAATATATGCCAGAAGGTGTATTAACGGAAAAAGATACAAAGGAGTTTATTAATAGAAATATTGGTGATTCAGCTGAGAAATTTCCAGTAATATTAGCTGATGAAAATATTTTAATCGGGCATGTAGAGTTCTTCAAATATTTTGGAGAGCATTCTTACGAAATAGGGTGGGTGTTTAACCCTGAATATTACAATAAAGGTTACGCTTCGGAAGCTGCATCTGCAATATTAAAATATGGTTTTGAGGATCTAAAGTTACATAGAATTGTAGCTACATGTCAGCCAGAAAATATTCCATCTTATCGTGTCATGGAAAAAATCGGCATGAGAAGAGAAGGTTATTTTAAAAAATGCATCCCTTATGGTGAACAATGGTGGGATGAATATTGCTATGCTATTTTAGAGGAAGAATGGGATAACCTAATGGTTTCTTCTAGATCGTAA
- the tnpB gene encoding IS66 family insertion sequence element accessory protein TnpB (TnpB, as the term is used for proteins encoded by IS66 family insertion elements, is considered an accessory protein, since TnpC, encoded by a neighboring gene, is a DDE family transposase.) — translation MKYDYTNVKNIYIICGKTDMRKGIDGLATLVQDFFGLDPYGDSIFLFSGWSKDRYKCLYFDGNGFAMLYKRLDNGKLQWPKNENEMRNLSQQELRWLLEGLSMQQPKAIQQSPKSLF, via the coding sequence ATGAAATACGATTATACAAATGTCAAAAATATTTATATCATCTGTGGTAAGACAGATATGAGAAAGGGTATTGATGGACTAGCGACATTGGTTCAGGATTTTTTTGGCCTTGACCCTTACGGAGATTCTATCTTCTTATTTTCCGGCTGGAGTAAGGACCGATATAAATGTTTATATTTTGATGGCAATGGCTTTGCCATGCTGTATAAACGTTTAGATAACGGAAAACTTCAATGGCCCAAAAACGAAAATGAGATGCGAAATCTATCGCAACAAGAACTTCGATGGTTACTCGAAGGTTTATCCATGCAGCAGCCAAAGGCGATTCAACAATCACCAAAAAGTTTGTTCTAA
- a CDS encoding phosphotransferase yields MDLEFLFNEPLKEMQELSPGYDDHASDVWLVKTKKQEVVVRSSRMTEEPNNDFWWGCKKIFGIDPRQVYELERVNNTISEITTLPIPKVINKGKRNSKEFVIVERLNGNTLESFKNQPSTVLQSLGEGLARIHNHKKNYVGNPSGTFKISLEEFNQHLKDTMTELVARFYNKENEIQEKLVEIKMLLDKAPTPKSSTFVLVDMDPTQFLYDGKVISGLVDTEAYVIAPREFDFIGLEYVLDEKSAFNFKIGYEKFMELPDLTMIREPYRYLYRLLSVQGDMDIDEWLGYKKLF; encoded by the coding sequence ATGGATTTAGAATTTTTATTTAACGAACCACTTAAAGAAATGCAAGAATTAAGTCCAGGTTATGATGACCACGCAAGCGACGTATGGCTGGTTAAAACTAAAAAACAGGAAGTTGTTGTACGTTCTTCCAGAATGACTGAAGAACCAAATAATGACTTTTGGTGGGGATGTAAAAAAATATTCGGTATTGACCCAAGGCAAGTTTATGAACTAGAAAGAGTAAATAACACTATAAGTGAAATAACCACCCTCCCAATTCCAAAGGTTATAAATAAGGGAAAAAGAAATTCAAAGGAATTCGTGATTGTAGAAAGATTAAATGGGAATACCCTTGAATCATTTAAAAATCAACCGTCTACCGTCTTACAGAGCCTAGGAGAAGGATTGGCAAGAATTCATAATCATAAAAAAAATTACGTCGGCAACCCTTCTGGGACCTTTAAAATTAGCTTAGAAGAGTTTAATCAACACCTGAAGGACACTATGACTGAATTAGTTGCAAGATTTTATAATAAAGAAAATGAAATACAAGAAAAACTTGTAGAAATTAAGATGCTTTTAGATAAAGCTCCTACTCCTAAATCTTCTACATTTGTACTAGTTGATATGGATCCTACACAATTTTTATATGATGGTAAAGTAATATCTGGACTAGTGGATACTGAAGCATATGTTATAGCACCTAGAGAGTTTGACTTCATTGGCTTGGAGTATGTTTTAGATGAAAAGTCCGCCTTTAATTTTAAAATAGGGTACGAAAAGTTTATGGAATTACCCGACTTAACAATGATTAGGGAACCTTATCGGTATCTGTATCGTTTATTATCTGTTCAAGGCGATATGGATATAGATGAGTGGCTAGGCTATAAGAAGCTATTTTAA
- a CDS encoding DJ-1/PfpI family protein — MQNRIVSSLSRKHRYAERSSVIGRTYGIKVLVGGYLFILQTYDSYGGEWWMKRRKVGILLYDFVDILDFTGPAEVLSLTSYSKADQAVNLYKEHLLPTNPFDVCTITESGKKVRAHSGLKIEPDFSIVDAPEMDILIIPGGPLRAVQSIAKKQNIINWIIKQKNIEFICSVCTGAYILGATGLLDGKKAATHHLAVKGLQEKHPDIQVLSDRKVVHSLNLVTSGGVSSGINMALYLVEQTLGKSTAERTAKTIEFMY; from the coding sequence ATGCAAAATAGAATTGTTTCTTCGTTATCTAGAAAGCATAGGTATGCAGAACGCTCTTCAGTAATAGGGCGCACTTACGGAATAAAGGTACTCGTTGGAGGATATTTATTTATCTTACAAACATATGACTCATACGGGGGAGAATGGTGGATGAAAAGAAGAAAAGTAGGCATTTTACTTTATGATTTTGTAGATATTTTAGATTTTACTGGTCCTGCAGAAGTGTTATCTCTTACCTCATACAGCAAAGCTGATCAAGCCGTCAATCTTTATAAAGAACATTTATTACCTACAAATCCATTTGACGTATGTACTATTACAGAATCTGGCAAGAAAGTACGAGCTCACTCAGGACTAAAGATTGAACCTGATTTCAGTATTGTTGATGCTCCCGAAATGGATATTCTCATAATCCCAGGAGGTCCTTTAAGAGCAGTACAATCTATAGCCAAAAAACAGAATATAATAAATTGGATTATAAAACAGAAGAATATTGAATTCATATGTTCAGTATGCACTGGAGCGTATATTTTAGGTGCAACTGGATTGTTAGATGGAAAAAAGGCAGCGACCCATCATTTAGCTGTCAAAGGTCTACAAGAAAAACATCCAGATATTCAGGTTTTATCGGATAGAAAAGTAGTTCATAGTTTAAATCTCGTAACTTCTGGTGGTGTTTCTTCAGGAATTAACATGGCACTATATCTTGTTGAGCAAACTTTGGGAAAGTCTACTGCTGAGCGAACAGCTAAAACGATTGAATTTATGTATTGA
- the drmD gene encoding DISARM system SNF2-like helicase DrmD, producing the protein MAKANKVSEEFYIRSVPKPGQLVEVRRRQWVVTQVQGSLLEPSKEQHLVTLTSIDEDSHDEELQVIWQLEPGAQIIEKAGLPNISGWDTSEQIEAFLDAIRWGASTNADRSLLQSPFRSGITIEDYQLDPVVRAIDMARVNLLIADDVGLGKTIEAGLVIQELLVRHRARTVLVICPSSLQLKWQTEMQEKFGLDFRIVDTNYVKQLRRERGIHANPWTSFPRLITSMDWMKNGEGLRQIKEILPPHVTYPRKFDILVLDEAHNVAPSATSNYAIESQRTKLIRMLSPHFNHRLFLSATPHNGYQESFTSLLELLDDQRFARTVMPDDKKLQQVMVRRLKNEIVDEKGLPVFPVRKLKALEVDYSKKEIEVYSLLQNYIEIRNRNLDNNQGNYGEDFIHILLKKRLFSSPMAFAGTLAKYRTGIESGRKSKLDKSKLGNRILRNAIMRINDDYSDDELFEEELHDALDLATNTSTPLSKKEREILDKISQWAEDAKVKMDSKAIAIIEWLKSHLKNGGEWNNKRVVLFTEYRATHTWLHQILASHGFGGDRLMFLHGSMLPEEREQVKAAFQTDPNVSPVRILLATDAASEGIDLQNHCNYLIHVEIPWNPNVMEQRNGRIDRHGQKGKCVYIWHPVGKGFNQDNTTQNVTKVMGDHVFLMRAALKVDLIREDLGSVGSVIAHQIEEAMLGNRKKLDTSLAETKAEKSRRLIRVDRQLREKISRLHDRLLDAKDSFRLAPENIYRAVKVALELAEKPGLKPINFLGIPFGKVFEVPILPGSWGQATVGLEHPHTGKRRPITFDHDIAKGRDDVVLVHLNHKLVQMSLRLLREEIWKLDDTKKLNRISVRVVPDDMLDGCALIIQSRLIVTGGDHHRIHEELTLAGGLLKDRGFSRIPQVSKVESLMESSLPVEPNHDVFSELKNRFYMSEEAILATVEARSRDRLKYLENTIDRRRESEIKDISTLLDDLKNIIERELKDQQTEQLQLFEWPEDQQNQLRRDLNALRDRLSRLPAEKKLEIETINRRYSNLTDRTFPVAVVFLMPKSQLSGGENY; encoded by the coding sequence ATGGCTAAGGCTAATAAGGTAAGTGAAGAATTTTATATCCGTTCCGTACCAAAGCCAGGCCAACTTGTAGAAGTTAGAAGACGGCAATGGGTAGTTACACAGGTACAAGGGTCGTTGCTAGAACCTTCTAAAGAGCAACACCTTGTAACGTTAACTTCTATTGATGAGGATTCACATGATGAAGAATTACAAGTTATATGGCAACTAGAACCTGGTGCACAAATCATTGAAAAAGCAGGTCTTCCCAATATATCTGGATGGGATACTTCAGAACAGATAGAAGCATTTCTTGATGCAATTCGTTGGGGCGCATCAACAAATGCAGATAGATCTTTATTGCAATCTCCTTTCCGAAGTGGAATTACGATTGAAGATTATCAGCTGGATCCAGTAGTACGTGCTATAGATATGGCTCGAGTAAATTTATTAATAGCGGATGATGTTGGTCTTGGTAAAACAATTGAAGCGGGATTAGTAATTCAGGAACTTTTAGTTAGACATAGAGCCCGTACTGTTCTAGTGATTTGTCCCTCGTCACTTCAGTTGAAGTGGCAAACTGAGATGCAAGAAAAATTCGGTCTAGATTTTCGCATTGTCGATACGAATTATGTTAAACAACTTAGGAGAGAACGAGGAATACATGCAAATCCATGGACATCATTCCCTCGATTAATTACTTCTATGGATTGGATGAAAAATGGAGAAGGGCTTAGACAAATCAAAGAAATCTTACCACCGCATGTAACCTATCCAAGGAAATTTGATATTTTGGTGTTGGATGAGGCACATAACGTTGCTCCTTCTGCAACATCTAACTATGCAATTGAAAGTCAGAGAACTAAGTTAATTCGTATGCTTTCCCCACATTTTAATCACCGTTTATTCTTGAGTGCTACCCCACATAATGGGTATCAAGAATCTTTCACTTCCTTACTTGAATTACTTGATGACCAACGATTTGCAAGGACCGTAATGCCTGATGACAAAAAACTGCAGCAAGTAATGGTTCGACGTTTAAAAAATGAGATTGTAGATGAGAAGGGGCTACCTGTTTTTCCAGTAAGGAAACTTAAAGCATTAGAAGTGGACTATTCAAAAAAGGAAATTGAAGTATATAGTTTATTACAAAACTATATTGAAATTAGAAATAGAAATTTAGACAACAATCAAGGAAATTACGGGGAAGATTTTATTCATATTTTATTAAAGAAAAGACTATTCTCTTCACCTATGGCATTTGCAGGTACCCTTGCGAAATATCGTACTGGTATAGAAAGTGGACGGAAATCCAAGTTGGATAAAAGCAAATTGGGTAATCGTATACTACGTAATGCAATAATGCGTATCAATGACGATTACTCAGATGATGAATTATTTGAAGAAGAGTTACATGATGCTTTAGATTTAGCTACTAATACCTCTACTCCACTTAGTAAGAAAGAACGTGAAATACTAGATAAGATTTCACAATGGGCAGAGGATGCAAAGGTTAAAATGGATTCGAAAGCGATTGCAATTATAGAGTGGTTAAAAAGTCATCTGAAAAATGGTGGGGAATGGAATAATAAAAGGGTTGTTTTGTTTACAGAGTATCGTGCAACACATACTTGGTTACATCAAATTTTAGCAAGTCATGGCTTTGGTGGTGACCGTTTAATGTTTTTACATGGAAGTATGTTACCAGAAGAGCGTGAGCAAGTAAAAGCAGCATTTCAAACAGATCCAAATGTTTCCCCCGTTCGTATCTTGCTAGCAACTGATGCAGCATCAGAGGGAATAGATTTACAAAATCATTGTAATTATCTAATTCATGTTGAAATACCATGGAATCCCAATGTAATGGAGCAAAGGAATGGACGAATAGATAGGCACGGGCAAAAGGGAAAATGTGTATATATTTGGCACCCGGTTGGTAAAGGGTTTAATCAAGATAATACTACTCAAAATGTAACAAAGGTTATGGGAGATCATGTATTTTTAATGCGTGCAGCTTTGAAGGTTGATCTAATTCGAGAGGATTTAGGAAGTGTTGGTTCAGTTATTGCACATCAAATTGAGGAAGCCATGTTAGGTAATCGAAAAAAGTTAGATACCAGTCTTGCTGAAACAAAGGCTGAAAAGAGTCGTAGGTTGATCCGAGTTGATAGGCAATTAAGGGAAAAGATCAGTAGGTTACATGATCGACTTTTGGATGCTAAGGATAGTTTTCGCCTAGCTCCAGAAAATATTTATAGAGCAGTAAAAGTAGCTTTGGAGTTAGCTGAGAAGCCTGGGTTAAAACCAATAAATTTCTTAGGAATACCTTTTGGAAAAGTATTTGAGGTTCCAATTTTGCCGGGGTCATGGGGACAAGCAACAGTGGGTCTTGAGCACCCTCACACTGGTAAACGCCGTCCGATAACCTTTGACCATGATATAGCCAAAGGGAGAGATGATGTTGTTCTTGTTCACTTAAATCACAAATTAGTTCAAATGAGTTTAAGGCTTTTAAGGGAAGAAATATGGAAATTGGACGATACAAAAAAATTAAATCGTATATCTGTAAGGGTTGTCCCAGATGACATGTTAGATGGTTGTGCACTTATTATCCAATCACGATTAATTGTAACCGGAGGTGACCATCATCGTATACATGAAGAGTTAACATTAGCAGGTGGCTTACTTAAAGATAGAGGATTCTCGAGAATACCCCAGGTTTCTAAGGTTGAATCTCTTATGGAGTCTTCGTTACCAGTTGAGCCTAATCACGATGTATTTTCAGAACTAAAAAATCGGTTTTACATGAGTGAAGAAGCAATACTTGCTACAGTTGAAGCACGATCTCGAGATCGTCTTAAATATCTAGAAAATACAATAGATCGTCGAAGGGAAAGTGAGATAAAGGATATATCTACTTTATTGGATGATTTAAAAAACATTATTGAAAGAGAACTTAAGGATCAACAAACTGAACAGTTACAGTTGTTTGAATGGCCAGAGGATCAACAAAATCAACTTCGTCGAGACTTAAACGCTTTGCGAGATAGGTTATCAAGGTTACCAGCAGAAAAAAAATTAGAAATTGAAACTATTAATAGAAGATATTCTAATTTAACAGACAGAACATTTCCGGTAGCGGTTGTGTTTCTAATGCCTAAGTCTCAATTGTCAGGAGGTGAAAACTATTGA
- a CDS encoding putative glycolipid-binding domain-containing protein translates to MKKCKSWVRKKVFWENMEAFGSEYLYLEYNSNNILAKGTVLFTNKQKAYQVFYEVHLDKAWNTRQVKIYVDDEKQKFLSSDGCGHWFINNTHIKELDGAIDVDIAITPFSNSLPINRFDWIKGEMRKFNMVYIDIPSLELKNLVQHYTFLDVHNGYRLFKYECLEYKTTIKVDQLGIVVEYPDVFIRHV, encoded by the coding sequence ATGAAAAAATGCAAAAGCTGGGTGCGGAAAAAAGTTTTTTGGGAAAACATGGAAGCATTTGGCTCCGAGTATCTTTATCTGGAATATAATTCCAATAATATATTGGCTAAAGGAACAGTACTTTTTACGAATAAGCAAAAAGCTTATCAAGTTTTTTATGAAGTACATTTGGATAAAGCATGGAACACACGTCAGGTTAAAATATATGTAGATGATGAAAAACAGAAATTTTTATCTTCAGATGGCTGTGGACATTGGTTTATCAATAATACACATATAAAAGAACTGGACGGCGCCATTGATGTGGACATAGCAATCACACCTTTTTCAAATTCTTTACCTATAAATCGTTTTGATTGGATTAAAGGGGAAATGAGAAAATTTAATATGGTGTACATAGATATCCCATCATTAGAATTAAAAAATCTAGTACAACATTATACCTTTTTAGATGTACACAATGGCTATAGATTATTTAAATATGAATGTCTTGAATATAAAACGACAATTAAGGTTGACCAATTAGGGATAGTAGTTGAATATCCCGACGTATTTATTCGACATGTCTAG